The following coding sequences lie in one Vitis vinifera cultivar Pinot Noir 40024 chromosome 19, ASM3070453v1 genomic window:
- the LOC132253423 gene encoding uncharacterized protein LOC132253423, which produces MKYKGKGNVREYIMEMSHLASKLKALKLELSDDLLMHLVLISLPAQFNQFKVSYNCQKDKWTLNELISFCVQEEERLKQDKTESAHLASTSKDKGKRKNKDNKVAASNGPEQKKQKVEVTCFFCNKPGYTKKECTKYAAWRVKKGLPELPKTK; this is translated from the exons ATGAAGTATAAAGGCAAGGGTAATGTTCGGGAGTACATCATGGAGATGTCTCATCTTGCTTCAAAACTTAAGGCTTTGAAACTCGAGTTATCTGATGATTTACTCATGCATTTGGTTCTCATCTCTCTTCCTgcacaatttaatcaattcaagGTCAGTTATAACTGTCAAAAGGATAAATGGACTCTTAATGAGCTCATTTCATTCtgtgtgcaagaggaagagagattgaagcaagaCAAGACCGAAAGTGCTCATCTGGCTAGCACTTCCAAGGATAAGGGCAAACGAAAGAATAAGGATAATAAGGTTGCTGCTTCTAATGGCCcagaacaaaagaaacagaaagttgAGGTAACATGTTTCTTCTGTAATAAGCCTGGATATACTAAGAAGGAATGTACCAAGTATGCTGCTTGGCGTGTTAAGAAAG GGTTGCCTGAGTTACCGAAAACCAAGTGA
- the LOC132253336 gene encoding secreted RxLR effector protein 161-like → MQKIPYASAVGSLMYAQVCTRPDIAYIVGMLDRYLSNPGMDHWRAAKRVMRYLQRTKEYMLTYRRLDQLEFIGYSDSDFAGCQDSRRSTSGYIYLLAGGAISWRSAKQTLVTSSTMEAEFVTCYEASNQGIWLRNFVTGLRVLDAVQIYVTIDWSSND, encoded by the exons ATGCAGAAGATTCCTTACGCTTCGGCTGTGGGGAGTCTAATGTATGCTCAGGTATGTACAcgtccggatattgcgtacattgttggcATGTTAGACAGATATCTAAGTAACCCTGGAATGGATCATTGGAGAGCAGCCAAGAGGGTTATGAGATACTTACAGAGAACAAAAGAGTACATGCTTACATATAGGAGATTGGATCAGTTAGAGTTCATTGGGTATTCCGACTCCGACTTTGCTGGATGCCAAGACAGCAGAAGATCCACATCAGGCTATATTTATCTGTTGGCTGGTGGAGCAATTTCATGGAGGTCTGCCAAACAGACACTCGTAACTTCATCCACCATGGAAGCAGAGTTTGTAACATGTTATGAGGCATCCAATCAAGGAATATGGCTACGAAATTTTGTCACTGGGCTGCGTGTTCTGGATG CTGTGCAGATATATGTGACCATTGATTGGTCTAGTAACGATTGA